The window CGAAAACGGCCCTATGCCgactttttccgccaaaaactcaggttgcaaaaaaatcttcggagactgagtcgacattcctaaattGACTTGTGACAAGACAGAACTTTCagtttctaaaatcggattcaaattcgtggttaatttcactctggcacgtttttagcgtgacctaggctaccaggtagctttcggaaatttttagtgcatatGACCCATggccgattttcttcgagccacaatgaacctcttcgacacattggcaactttcggttgtcatgaaaatctcgagaattcaaatatggacacagggtaccaaaacgatagaaaaatcgatctagtgccaatcgacgagaattttgtaatttagtggaatcacccacgttttaaccacacatctcatTTGAACtgacctatttttttttttatttcaaatcgaTCTTTACTATGCGGTAATGATCTcggcagatgagcacggtcgagtaatcgattcctggtcaaattctcaagtctattgcattaaaatctcttattgaCTTCCTCAGAttgtctagttatctcatgagtgatcaactctaAGAACAGTACTATAGGCGCACCAATCAAAGgcctgattaatttaattgaaagcataagtaaaaatccaggatgtcacaCCGTGAAGGTGGGGGATGAGGTCCTCGTTGGGGGCGATCTGACCACGTTTGATGGAAGGGCATAGGTGGTTCATCCGGTGGAGGCAGCAGCTCTTGTCGTAGCGAAGGAGGCCAGCTTGCTTAAGGAGGTGTGGGCTCATGTCCTCACAATTAATGTAGCCAGTAAGGAGTTGGTCCTTCTTCCGGCATCCAGGGCCCCTCTTCAGCCCCACCTTGTTGTAGCATAGGGTCATCACGAGGTCTACGTGGACCACATCATCGTTTAGCATCGTggataaatttttctttaaagaaatgCTACATCATTTAAAATTCTCAATGGAAAAAGCCACGTCAACTATTTAGTCGGAGATTCTCGCCgttaacacttaagtgtttgtttcttttctaattttagcacttaagtatacattttgaaaattttaacacATATTTGTCCTTCCATGCCAAGTCATGACACTTGGAATATTCTTCTGCCAATGATCTTTAAACTTGAACATATGTATATGTCTCATCCTCCCACTCTaccaatctctcccttttttttctcttttaagtgtGCGAACAAACAATTTTATGTAAGCATTTTCTTATGTGATGGGCGACATGATGTCATCCATCCAATGCAAGATATTCTTTCTTTAGTCTTAGGCATGTATGTCAGCATATACTCAATCTAATGAGTTGGAAAAAAGAGAGCAGAAAAAGATAGAATGGCTTAAATGAAGTTGAGGAGTCACACGTAATGTGCGCAGGCTACGTGAGTCATGAGTTAGATTActaatttaataaaacaaaaattttaaaataaaagaacctGTAAGAGGAtggaagaaatagaaacattatTATAGTAGTCCAATTAACATCAATCAGGTGCCAATGCTTATGTTGAAGAGCCTAGACCGGTAAGAGGACCTACAAGCCCTCATATGTTCATGAGTAAATTACAAAGCTTTTGTATAATGACTTTGCATTTAAATCACATATATACTACAAGTTAAAAAGAAGCCATGCCATCTTAGATAGTCAGGGGAACGATATCGTCACCATTCTGCAAAAGTAAAAGTATCCAAAACAAAGCTGCACAAAAAAGACATCATGGTGCTTTTCCACTTACGAATTTTGAGCTTAATCGCCGAGGAGTAAGTTGAGGCCAAACATCTCCTCGGAAGCTTCTTCTGGCTTGAAAAAAATAGCAagctttgctgaaattttggcacTCTCGGCCATATGGTCCATATCTTCTGTGTTGGACCACAACCGGTGGGCTAACTGCGTATGTCGACTAAAAATAGTAAGCTAACAGTAAGTTCTCCAAAATTCAAAGCACTTTAAATTGAGGTGAATGGTATTTCAAGCTTACTTGCATGTCCACATTTACGTATGACAAGACCCTCACAGCCGAAACCATAGCTGGGCAATATCACTACATCGGTCATAATATATTTGTACACAGAAAAGCTCTCTTTAGATGAAtcaagaatttctaaattgaaaTACTTAACAAACTTTAAACACCTGAAAGCTATGGCTTTTGTACGCGGTCCATAGTGTGTTCTCCAACACAATGTAAAAGAAGTCCGGTCTGACCCACGCGGGCCAAGCCCTAATGACTCCCCTCCACTTGAGTCATCGGGTGTCACACCCAAATCTTTGAATCAGATAGCAGAGATATAACATTCTTTGATATGGAAAAAGCATGATATAAATTCTAATAGAGAAAACGAAAATTTTGCAAGGTCCTCCAGAATAATTAATCCATCGTTCATTACATAGCTCAAACATGGCAAGGGAACAAAGCTCACGCAATGCTGACCAGGTTGATCCTTCTGCTGGGCAGTGGACTCCTCTATTCAGAAGCGGAAGCCATACTGCCGTCACACTTCTCAACTGCCCGAATTATATCTGCTTGAAGCTCATTATTCACAGAATCCTCCGGTGAATTATGAGAACCACTACTTGAAGAATTTTCTCGGGATCCATAATTCAAAGAAGGAAACTTTCTCTGACATCCCTCAGGTCTTCCGGGACTCTTTTTTTTCCACGTCGAAGGGGGTGTGCTATGGTTTATCTCCATCTCctcaattgaaaatgaaatattaacgAGACCTGACTCACAACTTTTACTCCTAACTAGCTTGAAACTTTTGGATGTAGGTAGCTCTTTCTCCCGCATCATTTGAGTATGGTTTTTCAAGAGACGGTTCAGCATAATATTGAGGAATAGTGTCTAACTGCCTAGTTTCATCATAAGTTGGTGAtcccaatttctcttttttctcatcACCTTGCTCAACCAAAATATAGTCAGAGATGCCTTCCTTCTTCTCCATATTAATCGTGAATACGTAATCCCACGATCTCAATAGTTAGAACAAGAACAcatataattgagtagaaatatTAGCGCAattgttttgggatccatcatCCTTGAAGCGGAAAAGTGATGATCCAAGCGTAAGTAATTCTCCTCTGTTGCCCtctgtatcactagctcaatgagacgGCCCCTCACCCATAGTGCTTAGTAAATGCTCCTTTGTGAAGATAATTGTGTGAGTTAGGGTTAGAAGAGAGATTTAAGCattatttataaagtttccagCCAAGTCCTCTCATTACGGGCTGAGCTCAACTGGGCCCACCCTAGCCAACcctatattaaattaattaagaaacattatatctcaccttagaccaattctgtaaaatgataaattacaatatcaattaatatagcctaCATTAGAAAAActtttacattctcccacttgggctatattaattgaaattatactATTTGTGTGTGTCTTAGTCTAGAGATatttcttaatagtcaatcttatcccataaagtctcaaatacCGAATTATGACGATAACTACATGTATACACATAGGGCTTTCCATGACTATGAGTGCTTTTAACTtcattgatatggattcaatatagTAGTGTGATAAATGGATAACCCCTCTCATAAAGAGTAATACCTTTTGTGTCATCTCCTTTGTCAGTCAACATTCCCTTACCTTAAGTGTCACAAAAAACTTGTGTCGCTAAAGAATTTCTTTATGATTCAATGAACCCATATATGTCTTATCATTAtagttaacatttctttatatataataaGACATATGCTCAAGGCTAATAATCAGATGCttctagccttcactcaaggtttgtACAATACCTTAAGATTTTTGTCAATATGTATGCAAAATAACAATATATTCATAAATactttattgaatgcaaaagttgatatataTCAAAACATTACTAAAAGTAACAAACACAgatataaactttattaaatcaaaaataaaaacagctcccactaaataacagtATCCCACGATGCTCCTAAGTCCATACTAATGATATGTCATTCAAACACATAAGGGCATAAGCCTTTAGTTAATAGATCTGTAATCATATCATCTGTAGAAACATGCTCTACtgtaacatttctattccataCTATCTCCTTTATGGTCAAAAACTTGACCGCCATGTGCTTAGATCCTTGAGACCTCTATTGTTGTTTATAAACAACACTACATAATTATTGTTACAGTACAATTGTATATACCtattcataaaatgaaaaatagttcTCCCTATTGAGGTTTCAGAGCCAGGTAGCTTgaatagtagttgaaaaacatgctacaaactccACTTGCATTGTATAAAATAATGTAGATTTCTATTTCTCCCTCTTCCATGATATTGCAACTCTTGATACATAAAGATGTATCATGTCGTCGACTTCACATCATCCTGATAGCCAACAAAGTCTACATCTAAAATACCCTACTAGTTGTAGGTTCAAAACATGTTTATAAATCAACAAATAGTCTCTAgtcctctttaagtaccttaaaatctTCTTGGTAACAACCTAGTGATCGTGTCCTGGATTTGACtaatatctgcctagaagtcctATCGCAAAAGTAATGTATGGTCTAGTGtaaacttgagcatacatgataCTTCCAAGTACATTAGCATAAGGTACATCCTTCATTTGAGTTTTTGCtgaattagggcattgtgagagactcaatttatcacccttaatAATAAGAGTAATTCCTAGCTTACAGTGCTACATATTGAATCTCTCTAAAAGACAATCAACATATGGCCTCTGAGAAAAACCCAATATATAGCGAGAACGATCCTAatggatctcaatgccaagaataaaaaatgcatCACCGAGGTTttacatgtcaaaatttttcaataacaTTCGTTTTATCTCATGTAGTAACCTAATGTCATTACTCACAAgtaagatatcatctacataaagtatgaggagaatatatttcctcccactgaccttgtgGACATACATtgatctactttgttctcaacAAATCCGAATAAAATGATAACATTATGAAACTTTATGTACCATTATCTAAAAGCTTGCTTGaggccataaatagactttttcaatctacaTATAAGCTTATCTAAATCATCTGCTATAAAACCTTTGGATTGCGCCAAATATATATCCTCATTAAGGTCTCTATTTAGAAAATTAGTTTTAACATCCATCTAGTgtaactttatatcaaaatGAACTACTGATATCATAATCACTATAAGAGAACCTTTCGAAGAGACTGCAGAAAAAGTTGCTTGATAATCTATTCTTTCTCTCTGAGTGAAACCCTTAACAACTAGTCTGGctttaaacttctcaatcttTCTTTTGGAATCTCTTTTAGTCTTATACATCTATTTGCAATCGATGGGCTTGTAATTttcaggcaattcaacaagtttctaaacaccattatgtttcatagattgcatctcatctttcatcgcaTCTAACCACAAATCTGATTTAATAAACAACATCCGTATAAGTCACTGGATCATCAACACAGCTGATATTGTAGTCATGCTCTCCTGGGTAGACTACATAGTTTGGTGATATAGATAAACATCTTTCTATAATCGATCTCCAGAGTGGTGCTACTGCAACCTCATTCTGAACTTGAGGGGCTTGAAGAATTTTATTAGGAATTGCCTCAACAATAGGATCCTGGGTTGTAATAGGCTCAATTTGTGGCATAGAAGGCTCCATAATCGTATGCACAGGAAGAGACAGTGATCCAGTAATCTTTATCATAATATCATTGTAACATCCTCAACTTTGAGCCCTTTACATGGTAAATGAGAAGTCCAAACTTGGTTTCACCGGTTAAGCTTGGTTGCATCCGACTTCATCCGATCATGGCTTAAGCATGAATTTCGGGCTAAATAAGGTAGTCAGTCGAGGTTAAACTCGATTAGTTCCTGGCTGATGACATGGCCTTCAAAACTGAGATATTCCAAGTTGCATATAACACCCTCATCTTGTAGTTATTTAAGGAGCATCGATTGAGATGGACACATGGCACATTAGGCCTTAGCCTTGGAAGACAAGTATAAAACTTGGACTAGCCAAACTTTCTTAGAACAACAAGTGTGAACAAATGTGAACTAATGTGAACGCGTTAAATGATGTGTGGAAAAAGGTGTCCCTATAGCCTAGGGCCAATCATACCCTAAATGCCTAAGTGTGAAATGTGGACCTTGGAGCCTACAAGGAATGGGCCACACGCtcgagaggaaaagagagagaagccaagTCAAGTCCAAACTTTGACTCAACATCTTAGGTGTCCCTATAAACTTAGATCATCATGACCTTAATATGAGCTTGGAAGGCAAGTCAGCCAATTCATAAATGCTAGATGACTCATTAGTACAAATGGATCAATGAGAAGAATGCCCTTTGTCCTTAATCATTCCCTTATAATCTTAGGGCGTcaatgtggcatcctaaaatttcataacgAACCCTGAATACACTACGACCTATGGCGAGATGATGGAAGCATTAACAGACTATATTATAATCATTAGATCAATCGATTACAATTAAGCAAGGGCCGAGCATTGAATGGACtattgttttgttggaaatgcatcctatgtccatgtgtgatcaaggattgtACTAAATGATAAATtgataagaaattttctatacttAGCCATGTACCCTATGAATCGAATCTCCCTTGATTAATGTTGTAATATTTTATGGCCATGTGAATATTTGTGATTATGTAATTATAAGTGGGGATTAAAGTGAAAAAATAGGAGCAAGTGTGGGCTGGACACTTAAGGCCCGAAACAGCCCAAAGCAGCCCACCATTCCCCCTATTCGGTCAACCAAGGCCCGGCCCAAATAAGGCAACTTCCATGCATGAAGTTTGACAAGTGGCGAGAGGGATTCTATAAAAGTCGCTGCCCTTATTGCTTCACCGGAAACCTCCATGCAAACCAAATGATT of the Eucalyptus grandis isolate ANBG69807.140 chromosome 10, ASM1654582v1, whole genome shotgun sequence genome contains:
- the LOC120288845 gene encoding transcription factor MYB14-like; the protein is MLNDDVVHVDLVMTLCYNKVGLKRGPGCRKKDQLLTGYINCEDMSPHLLKQAGLLRYDKSCCLHRMNHLCPSIKRGQIAPNEDLIPHLHGTEAKREGPIPKSEISLYVMVVAFGKGTVNPRGGSVVDPVDPDLEDPGSPMYSAVGSNWIMEGDDGEDKDL